The genomic segment GGGACCGCCAGTGAGCACGCTCGCCGTCAACGCCGCCGGGTCGCTGCTGATCGGGCTGCTGACCGAGGTCGCGCTGCGCTCCGGCGACCCCGACCCGGGCTGGCTCCTCGTCCTCGGCGCCGGCGCGTGCGGCGGCTTCACCACCTTCGGCACGCCGTGCTGGCAGGCGCTCGTGCTGCTGCAGCAGCGCCGCCGGGGTGCCGCTGCCGCGGTGGCCGCGCTCAACCTGGTGATCAGCACGGCCGCCGCCGCCCTCGGTCTGGCGGCGGCCTGAGGTCACCGGCGCGACCGGTGGACCGGGGCCTCGGCGTCCCAGCTGGCGACGAGGGGGAGCAGGCGCGCCGTCGAGGAGTCCGGCCCGGCGGTGTAGACGACGAGCCTCTGCTCCGGCTCGTGAGAGCCGGTGACGATCTCGACGTCGAAGTGCAGCGGTCCGGTGGCCGGGTGGGCGATGCGCTTGGCCACCGAGGCGTCGTCGCGCACGGCGTGGTCGGTCCACCAGCGGGCGACGTCGGGATCGGCGGCGCGCAGCTCGCCGATGAGGGCGACCAGCCGCCGGTCGTGCGGGCGCCGGGCGGTCTCTCGGCGCATCGCGGCCACCGCGGCCGCGGCGAAGCCGGCCCAGTCGACGATGCGCTCGCGGGCCAGCGGGTCGCAGAACAGGTAGCGCCAGAACGACGTCCCCGGCTCCAGCGGGCGGCCGAGCACCGCACGCAGCAGCGCGTTGCGCGCCAGGACCTCACCGCGGTGGCCGAGCAGGAGGACCGGCAGGTGCTCGAGCGCGTCCATCACCCGCAGCAGCCCCGGGTCGGCTCGCTGGGCCGGCTTCGGTGCCCCGCTCCGTCGTCGCGGGGCCGGCGCGGCCAGGTCGCGCAGGTGGGCGCGCTCGACGTCGTCCAGGCGCAGCACCCGGGACAGCGCCGCGAGCACCTCCTCGGAGGGACTGGCCTGGCGACCCTGCTCGACGCGGCTGTAGTAGTCCGGGCTCAGGCCCGCGGCCACCGCCAGCTCCTCCCGGCGCAGCCCGGGCACCCGCCGCGGCCCGGGGAAGGCGGTGATGCCGGCCTGCGCGGGGGTCAGCCGGTCCCGCCGGGAGCGCAGGAAGGCGCCCAGCGCGGCGCGGTCACCCGTCACGCGACCACGGTAGGAGTGGCACCGGCCTCGGTCGGCCCTCCTGGGTGGTCCTGCCGTGACCAGGCAGCACCGGACCTGGCTGCACCCGGGGACCGGCGACCTGGCCGGCTCCCACCAGGAGCTGCGCGCCTTCGCCGCGGAGGCGACCCGGGTGCTCGGCGGGCGCGTCGACGTCCTGGTCAACAACGCCGGCCTGTACCCGGTGCCGGCCACGGAGGACCTGACCGACGCCGACCTGGACGCCTTGCTCGCGGTGAACGTGCGGGCCCCGCACGTCCTGGTCGCGGCGCTCGCCCCGGCCATGGCCGCGCGCGGCCACGGGGTCGTCGTCACCACGAGCTCGTGCATGGCCCGCGTGGGGTCCCCCTTCGGCGCGATGTACACCGCGACCAAGGCCGCCGACGAGCAGCTGACCCGGGCCTGGGCGGCCGAGTACGGGCCGCGCGGCGTGCGCGTCAACGCCGTCGCCCCGGGCGTTACCCTCACCCCGGGCAACGCCGCGCACCACGCGGTGCTCGACGCGATGGCCGCCGCCACCCCGGCCGGTGTCGTCGTCCGGCCCGAGGACGTGGCCGCCGGGGTGGTCCACCTGGCCTCCGACGACGCCGCGGTGGTCCACGGCACCGTCCTGTCCGTGGACGGCGGCATCGGCGCCACCCGCCTGGACCGCCCCGCCTGAGGAACCCGCTCACCGCCCCCGCCCTCGCGCGCGGCCGTCCCGCGCCACCAGGCGGGCTCGGGCCGGCTCAGCTCCGGCACCGCTGGTGGCAGGCCCGGTGAGCACGGCGACGGGCGGCAGGGGCGTGGCGGTTCCGGCGCGGAAGCCCTGCAGCAGGTAGGCCGCGAGCCGGCGCGACGCGGCCAGCCGGGTGTCGGGGTCCTCGTGGACGATCCCGCGGTTGGCCATGAGCAGCAGGGTGAGGTCGTGCCGGCTGAAGTCCGCGCGCAGCTCCCCCGCGTCCTGGGCCCGTCGGGCCAGGTCGGCGAACGCGCGCTCGGCCCGTTCCCGCTGGTCCTCGACGTCCACCCTGCCGGGGAAGGCGGAGAGGAAGGCGCCGGTGAAGCCCCGGTCGGCGGCGTCCAGGGCGCACAGGCCCTCGACGGCGGCGCAGAACCCGCGCCACGGGTCGGGGTCGCGCGAGGCGTCGAGGACGACGCTCACGCAGGCGGTGACCTGCTCGGTGAACACCTCGGTGATCAGCGCTTCGCGGGTCGGGAAGCGGCGGTAGAGGGTGGCGGCCCCGACCCCGGAGCGCCGGACGACCTCCAGCACCGGTGCGTCCAGGCCGCGCTCGGCGAAGACGGCGCGGGCGGCGTCGAGGATGCGCCGGCGGTTCTCCCGCGCGTCGGCGCGCAGCGGCGGCGCGCCGGGAGAGGCGCTCGGCGGGCCCGGCTTCCGAGAGGACGGAGGAGGCACGTCTCCCACTCCACCGCGAGTGGGCGACGGTGTCCACATGAGCCGCTACCGTCGAGGAGCGACGGGCCGACGGCGCCGTCCGTCCACGAGGGAGGGGCCACGACATGACCTCACCAGCAGCCTCGACGGAGTCCACGTCGCCGAGGGTGATGCGGCGCGCGCAGTACGACCGGTACGGGCCGCCCGAGGTGCTCCGCGTGGCGGAGGTCCCGGTGCCGGTCCCCGGGCCCGGGGAGGTCCTGGTTCGGGTGCACGCCACGAGCGTCAACGGCGGTGAGCTGCTGGCGAGGTCCGGGAGGTTGCGGTGGGTCACCCGCGGGCCCTTCCCGCGGGGCACGGGAGTCGACTTCGCCGGTGAGGTGGCGCACGTGGACGGCTCCCCGACGGGGCCGGGCGACCTCGCCGTCGGCGACCGCGTCTGGGGCGTCCTGCCCCGCCGCCAGTACGCCAGCGGGCGGGCCGGGGCCGCCGCGGAGCACGTCGCAGTGCCGGCCGGCCACGTGGCCCCGAGCCCCGCGGGGCTGGACCTGGTGCGAGCCGCGGCGCTGCCGGTCGTGGGCACCACGGCCATCACCGCGCTGCGTGACCAGGTGCGCCTGCAGCCGGGTGAGCGGCTGCTCGTGCGCGGCGCCAGCGGTGGGGTCGGCAGCGTCGCCGTGCAGCTGGGCCGGGCGCTCGGGGCTCGGGTCACCGGCCTCGCCAGCCGGCGCCACCTGGACCTGGTCAGGGAGCTGGGCGCCGAGGAGGCGCTCGACCGCGCGCAGGTCGCACCCGACGACCTGGGCACCTTCGACGTCGTCCTCGACACCGCCGGCAGTGACCTAGCCGCCTACCGCCGCCTGCTTGGCCCTCGCGGCCGGATGGTGACCATCACCCCCGACTTCACCCACCTGGCCGCCTCCGCCGGCTACCTGGCCGGCTCCGTCGTCTTCGGCTCCCGCCGGGTCCGGTTCTTCACGGGCACCCCCACCCGCCCGCTGCTCGCCGCCCTGACCGCCCACGTGGAGGCCGGGGAGGTCCGCCCGGTCGTCGACACCGTCCACCCCCTCGCCGGCATCGCCGGTGCCCACCGGGCGGCAGGAGCCGGCGGCAGCCGGGGCAAGCATGTCGTCCGCCTGGTGTGACGCGCGTGCGAACGAGGAGGTCCTCCGAGACCTCCGCGACGCCGCCCTGCCAGGCTCGGCCAGCTCGGTGCAGAAGGACATCATCGACCACCACGCGACCGCTGCCTCGATGCGCTCGCGAGCGGACAGCTCCCGCGGGGCCAGGGCGACGAGCGCGGCCAGCAGCTCCGGGCCCGGCGCGAGCGCGAGCAGCTCGGCGACCGGTGGGCGCAGCACCGTCGGCTCGGGCACCGCCTCGCCCGGACCGTCCAGCACCGCCGGATCGAACGCGCGTCCGATCGCACCGGAGACCACTGATGCTCGGTCGCCGCCGTCCACAGCCCCAGCAGCCCACAGGCACGACGAGCAGCGGCACGGCCCGACGGGCCTATCCCGTCAGCCAGCGCGCGCGTCCGCCGTCCCTACCGCCCGCAGCACGTCCTCCACCGAACCCTGCCACTCCTCCAGCAGCTCCGCCGGGCGGAACCCCATCGCCTCGTTGACGGCGATCATCGGCGCGTTGCCCGCGGCGTTGTACGTGCTCACCACCCGCGCCTGCGGCCACCGGGACGTCGCCTCCTCCAGCGCGGCGAGCTTGAGCGCCAGGCCGAGGCGGCGCCCGCGGTGCCGTCGCAGCACCAGGGTGTCCCCCTGGTGCAGGCGGTCCGGCGTCCACCGGCTGTGCACGAGCTGGGTGAAGCCGACCCACTCCCCGGTGGCGTCGACCGCCACAGCCGTGACCGCCTCGCGCCCCTGCGCGGCCGCGCGCTCCTCACCGGCGACCACGCGCGCCTCGTCCCACACCTCCGGCTCCAGGTGCAGGTCCCCCATCGGCGCGTCCGTGGACATCCGCGCCGACAGCACCGCCATCCGCGCGCGGTCCTCCGGCGGGGTCGGGCCCGTCCACACCCGCAGCGCGTACCCGCCCGTGCGGGCGCGCACCTGCTGGCGCAGGCGCGTGAGCCGCTCGAGGTCGGCGGGCAGGGCCAGGTCGCGGCGGACGTCGACCAGCCCTCGCCGCATACCGACCCGCCCGGCCAGCCGCGACCCGGGCCACGTCGGGCCGGTGTCCTCCGGCGCGGTGCCCGGCTCCAGCGGGCGCGAGATCTCGGCGAGCAGGAGGCTGCGCCCCTCGGCGGCGGCGAGCCGCACGACCTCTCGCACCAGCGCCGTCCCGACCCCCCGTCCCCTGTACGCGGGCGGCACCGCGACGGCGACGTGGGCCAGGTCGGGATTGTCCCGCTGCGGCAGGTCCACGCGCCCGCCCCCGACGACGCGCTCGCCGTCCGTGGCCGCGAGCAGCGTGGTCACCCGCTCGGGGTCGCCGACGCGCAGGGCGGCCAGCTCCTCGGCCGGGTGCCACGCCGTGGCGCCGTCCAGCCCGGCCGCCTGCCCGGCGTGGACGGCGTCCGCCCACCGCCGGCCCCATCGCTGCAGCTGGTCCTGGCCGGCGGGCCCGTCGGTGCGGGCGGTGAGGATCTGCACGACGGCATCCGAGCGCACGCTGGGAGTCGTGGCAACGCGTCTGACGGATGGTCCTGTGCGTGGCGGCCCGGGCGGCAGGGCAGCTGCCTACAGCGCCAGCTCGGCGGCGACCACGGCGGCGAGCCGGTCGGCGACGGCCTGCGCCTGGTCGGCCGCGGAGGCCTCCACCATCACCCGCACCAGCGGCTCGGTGCCCGAGGGGCGCAGCAGCACCCGCCCCGTCGTGCCCAGCTCCGCCTCGGCCTGCGCGACGGCGGCCCGCACGCCCTCGTGCGAGCTGGCCCGCGCCTTGTCGACGTCCGGGACGTTGACGAGCACCTGCGGCAGGCGCCGGACGACGGAGGCGACCTCGGCGAGCGGGCGGCCCAGCTCGGCCACGCGCGCCAGCAGGTGCAGCGCCGTCAGGACGCCGTCGCCGGTGGTCTGGTGGTCGAGCATCACGACGTGCCCGGACTGCTCGCCGCCGAGGCTGTAGCCGCCCTCGCGCATGGCCTCCAGCACGTAGCGGTCGCCGACGGCGGTCTGCACCACCCGCACGCCCGCCTCCCGCATCGCGAGGATCAGGCCGAGGTTGCTCATCACGGTCGCGACGAGCACGTCGCCGGCCAGCGCGCCCCGCTCCTTCAGCGCGAGCGCGAGCACGCCCATGACCTGGTCGCCGTCGACGAGCTCGCCCCTCGCGTCCACGGCGAGGCAGCGGTCGGCGTCGCCGTCGAAGGCCACGCCGGCGTCCGCGCCCGCGGCCAGCACGGCCTCGCGCAGCGGCCCGGGGTGCGTCGAGCCGACGCCGTCGTTGGTGTTCAGCCCGTCGGGCTCGGCGCCGAGGACGGTGACGTCGGCGCCCGCGCGGCGCAGCGCCTCCGGGCCCACCCACCACGCCGCGCCGTGGGCGCAGTCGACGACGACGCGCAGGCCGTCGAGGCGGTGCGGCGCGGAGGCGACCAGGTGCTCCACGTACCGCTGCGCGCCCGAGCCGTCGGGGCGCACGCGGCCCACCGCGGCCCCGGTGGGGCGCTGCCACGGCTCGCGCAGGCGCGCCTCGATCGCGTCCTCGACCTCGTCGGGCAGCTTGTGCCCCCCGCGCGCGAAGAACTTGATGCCGTTGTCCGGCACCGGGTTGTGCGAGGCCGACAGGACGACGCCGAGGTCCGCGCCGGTGGCGGTCACCAGGTGCGCGATGCCCGGCGTCGGCAGGACGCCGACGTCCTGGACGTCGACGCCCGCGCTGGCCAGGCCGGCCACCACGGCGGCGGAGAGGAACTCCCCCGAGGCGCGCGGGTCGCGGCCGACCACCGCGCGAGGGCGGTGGCCGGCGAAGGCCCCGGCGTCGCCGAGGACGTGCGCGGCCGCGACGGACAGGTCCAGCGCCAGCTCGGCGGTGACGTCGACGTTCGCGAGCCCGCGCACGCCGTCGGTGCCGAACAGGCGTCCCATCGCGGGGCCGGTGCCAGACGGGCGGCGGGTCAGCGCTTGCTGTACTGGGGCGCCTTGCGGGCCTTCTTCAGACCGGCCTTCTTGCGCTCCGTGACGCGGGCGTCGCGGGTGAGGAAGCCGGCCTTCTTCAGCGAGGGCCGGTTGGCCTCGACGTCCACCGCGTTCAGCGCGCGCGCCACGCCCAGGCGCAGGGCGCCGGCCTGGCCGGAGACGCCGCCGCCGTCGATGCGGGCGACGACGTCGAAGCGGCCCTCGACCTCGGTCACGCGCAGCGGGTCGCTGACCAGCTGCTGGTGCACCTTGTTCGGGAAGTAGTCGTCCAGCGGGCGGCCGTTGATGCTCCACTGCCCGGTGCCGGGGACGATGCGCACCCGGGCGACGGCCTCCTTGCGGCGGCCGGTCGCCGCGGCGGGGGCGATGATGCTGGCACCGCCGCTGGCGGCGCCGGGCGTGGAGGTGCTGTAGCTGCTCGGGGCGTCCTCGGCGTCGTACTCGACGCCGGCGTCCTGGGCGGAGGTGTCGGTGCTCAACGGATCTCCTACTGCGCGACCTGGGTGAGGGTGTACGGCACGGGCTGCTGCGCCGCGTGCGGGTGCTCCGGGCCCGAGTAGACCTTGAGCTTGCTCAGCATCTGACGGCCGAGGCTGTTCTTGGGGATCATGCCGCGGATCGCCTTCTCGACCGCCCTCTCCGGGCGGCGGGCGAGCAGGTCGGTGTACAGCTCCGACTTCAAGCCGCCCGGGTAGCCGGAGTGGCGGTACGCGCGCTTCTTCTCCGACTTGCTGCCGGTCAGCACGACCTTGTCCGCGTTGACGATGATGACGAAGTCACCGGTGTCCACGTGCGGGGCGAAGACGGGCTTGTGCTTGCCGCGCAGCAGCTGCGCGGCCTGGCTGGCCAGGCGACCCAGGACGACGTCCGAGGCGTCGATGACGAACCAGCGCCGCTCGACCGACTCGGGCTTGGGGGTGTACGTGCGCACGCTGGGACCTTCGCTGTCGTGGTGGGACCTGCCGGCTGCTGCGGCCCTGCGCCGGAGGAGTCGACGGCGTGCGGGGGCGCACAACGCCTGCCACAGTACCTGCGCGCGCCAGGGGCGGTCAAAGCGCGCGGCGGGCGCGTCAGAGCGCCTCGGGGTCGGTCGGCTCCGGGACGACGTGCATCGCCGCCTCCTCCGCGGAGGACTGGCCGCCGTCCAGGCCGACGTCCTGCGCCACGGCGTCCTTCTCGGTGTCCGTGCCGGCGCCGGCGTCGGGCTCGACGATGCGACCGGCGCGCTCGTAGCCGACCTGGTCGTCGAGCAGCTCCCCGTCGTCGGGCTCGTCCGCGGGCGTCTCGGGGCCGTCGGCGCCGATCGCTCCGCCGGAGCCCGCGGGCGCGTCCGGCTCCTCCTGGGCGAGGCGGTCCTCCAGGGTCTCCCCGCGGTGCTCCTCCTCGGCGGTCAGCCCGTGGCGGAAGAGGGGGCTGGGCCGCTCCTCGGTGGTGTAGCCGCGCTCGAACTCCGCGCCGGTGACCCGGTCGTCGTTGATGTCGCCCGTCTCCAGGACGCCGTCGTGGTCCTGCGGCTCGGAGGCGACCGTGCGCTCCTCGAGGTCGTCGTCGGTGGCGCGCGGGTCGAACCGCTCGGCGTCGCTCTGGCGGGGCTGCTCGGTCATGCTCCGACCCTGCCACGGCCCCGCAGGCGCGTCGCGGCGGGAGCGGGCCGCGCGGGCCCGCTCGGCCAGCTGCTCGTCGGGCGGGTAGTCCACCGCCTCCAGGACGAGGCCGCGGGCCGGCGCCACCTGCACCGCGCCGTCGCGGACGCCGGCGCGCAGCACCCGCTCCGGCCACTCCACCGGCCGCCGGGCCTGCCCCACCGCCAGGAGGGCGCCGACGAGGGCGCGCACCATGGAGTGGCAGAAGGCGTCGGCGACCACGGTGGCGACCACGAGGCCGTCGGCGTCGCGGCGCCAGTCGCAGCGCAGCAGGGTGCGCACCGTCGTCGCGCCCGAGCGCGGGCGGCAGTACGCGGCGAAGTCGTGCAGCCCCACCAGCGCGGCGGCGGCGCGGTCCATCGCAGCGACGTCGAGGGCGCCGGCGGGGGCGCGCACGCCCACCACGTCCCGGCGGCGCAGCGGCGGCACGCCGGCGGGGTCGTCGCCCACGCGGTAGGCGTAGCGGCGGCGCAGCGCGGAGAACCGGGCGTCGAAGCCCGCCGGGGCGGGCGCGGCGGAGCGCACGAGCACGTCGGGGGGCAGCACGCCGCCCAGGCGGTCGCGCAGGGCCTGCCCCGGCGGCCGGGAGGAGCGGCCCGGCGCCGCGCGCCACGCCGGCGCGGGCAGGTCGACGGAGCACACCTGACCGGTGGCGTGGACGCCGGCGTCCGTGCG from the Quadrisphaera sp. DSM 44207 genome contains:
- a CDS encoding NAD(P)-dependent alcohol dehydrogenase, with protein sequence MRRAQYDRYGPPEVLRVAEVPVPVPGPGEVLVRVHATSVNGGELLARSGRLRWVTRGPFPRGTGVDFAGEVAHVDGSPTGPGDLAVGDRVWGVLPRRQYASGRAGAAAEHVAVPAGHVAPSPAGLDLVRAAALPVVGTTAITALRDQVRLQPGERLLVRGASGGVGSVAVQLGRALGARVTGLASRRHLDLVRELGAEEALDRAQVAPDDLGTFDVVLDTAGSDLAAYRRLLGPRGRMVTITPDFTHLAASAGYLAGSVVFGSRRVRFFTGTPTRPLLAALTAHVEAGEVRPVVDTVHPLAGIAGAHRAAGAGGSRGKHVVRLV
- a CDS encoding GNAT family N-acetyltransferase, producing MQILTARTDGPAGQDQLQRWGRRWADAVHAGQAAGLDGATAWHPAEELAALRVGDPERVTTLLAATDGERVVGGGRVDLPQRDNPDLAHVAVAVPPAYRGRGVGTALVREVVRLAAAEGRSLLLAEISRPLEPGTAPEDTGPTWPGSRLAGRVGMRRGLVDVRRDLALPADLERLTRLRQQVRARTGGYALRVWTGPTPPEDRARMAVLSARMSTDAPMGDLHLEPEVWDEARVVAGEERAAAQGREAVTAVAVDATGEWVGFTQLVHSRWTPDRLHQGDTLVLRRHRGRRLGLALKLAALEEATSRWPQARVVSTYNAAGNAPMIAVNEAMGFRPAELLEEWQGSVEDVLRAVGTADARAG
- the rplM gene encoding 50S ribosomal protein L13, translating into MRTYTPKPESVERRWFVIDASDVVLGRLASQAAQLLRGKHKPVFAPHVDTGDFVIIVNADKVVLTGSKSEKKRAYRHSGYPGGLKSELYTDLLARRPERAVEKAIRGMIPKNSLGRQMLSKLKVYSGPEHPHAAQQPVPYTLTQVAQ
- a CDS encoding SDR family NAD(P)-dependent oxidoreductase translates to MTRQHRTWLHPGTGDLAGSHQELRAFAAEATRVLGGRVDVLVNNAGLYPVPATEDLTDADLDALLAVNVRAPHVLVAALAPAMAARGHGVVVTTSSCMARVGSPFGAMYTATKAADEQLTRAWAAEYGPRGVRVNAVAPGVTLTPGNAAHHAVLDAMAAATPAGVVVRPEDVAAGVVHLASDDAAVVHGTVLSVDGGIGATRLDRPA
- the glmM gene encoding phosphoglucosamine mutase — encoded protein: MGRLFGTDGVRGLANVDVTAELALDLSVAAAHVLGDAGAFAGHRPRAVVGRDPRASGEFLSAAVVAGLASAGVDVQDVGVLPTPGIAHLVTATGADLGVVLSASHNPVPDNGIKFFARGGHKLPDEVEDAIEARLREPWQRPTGAAVGRVRPDGSGAQRYVEHLVASAPHRLDGLRVVVDCAHGAAWWVGPEALRRAGADVTVLGAEPDGLNTNDGVGSTHPGPLREAVLAAGADAGVAFDGDADRCLAVDARGELVDGDQVMGVLALALKERGALAGDVLVATVMSNLGLILAMREAGVRVVQTAVGDRYVLEAMREGGYSLGGEQSGHVVMLDHQTTGDGVLTALHLLARVAELGRPLAEVASVVRRLPQVLVNVPDVDKARASSHEGVRAAVAQAEAELGTTGRVLLRPSGTEPLVRVMVEASAADQAQAVADRLAAVVAAELAL
- the rpsI gene encoding 30S ribosomal protein S9 — translated: MSTDTSAQDAGVEYDAEDAPSSYSTSTPGAASGGASIIAPAAATGRRKEAVARVRIVPGTGQWSINGRPLDDYFPNKVHQQLVSDPLRVTEVEGRFDVVARIDGGGVSGQAGALRLGVARALNAVDVEANRPSLKKAGFLTRDARVTERKKAGLKKARKAPQYSKR
- a CDS encoding TetR/AcrR family transcriptional regulator yields the protein MPPPSSRKPGPPSASPGAPPLRADARENRRRILDAARAVFAERGLDAPVLEVVRRSGVGAATLYRRFPTREALITEVFTEQVTACVSVVLDASRDPDPWRGFCAAVEGLCALDAADRGFTGAFLSAFPGRVDVEDQRERAERAFADLARRAQDAGELRADFSRHDLTLLLMANRGIVHEDPDTRLAASRRLAAYLLQGFRAGTATPLPPVAVLTGPATSGAGAEPARARLVARDGRARGRGR
- the truA gene encoding tRNA pseudouridine(38-40) synthase TruA, with translation MSPGPSPASPPPPSGGGGLVRVRLDLSYDGTDFAGWARQPGLRTVQGELEAALARVLRLPAPPATAVAGRTDAGVHATGQVCSVDLPAPAWRAAPGRSSRPPGQALRDRLGGVLPPDVLVRSAAPAPAGFDARFSALRRRYAYRVGDDPAGVPPLRRRDVVGVRAPAGALDVAAMDRAAAALVGLHDFAAYCRPRSGATTVRTLLRCDWRRDADGLVVATVVADAFCHSMVRALVGALLAVGQARRPVEWPERVLRAGVRDGAVQVAPARGLVLEAVDYPPDEQLAERARAARSRRDAPAGPWQGRSMTEQPRQSDAERFDPRATDDDLEERTVASEPQDHDGVLETGDINDDRVTGAEFERGYTTEERPSPLFRHGLTAEEEHRGETLEDRLAQEEPDAPAGSGGAIGADGPETPADEPDDGELLDDQVGYERAGRIVEPDAGAGTDTEKDAVAQDVGLDGGQSSAEEAAMHVVPEPTDPEAL
- a CDS encoding CrcB family protein codes for the protein MSALLVLALAAAGGAGACLRHLVDTAVTAAWARRATRRSGAAARRGARSAGPPVSTLAVNAAGSLLIGLLTEVALRSGDPDPGWLLVLGAGACGGFTTFGTPCWQALVLLQQRRRGAAAAVAALNLVISTAAAALGLAAA
- a CDS encoding helix-turn-helix transcriptional regulator, yielding MTGDRAALGAFLRSRRDRLTPAQAGITAFPGPRRVPGLRREELAVAAGLSPDYYSRVEQGRQASPSEEVLAALSRVLRLDDVERAHLRDLAAPAPRRRSGAPKPAQRADPGLLRVMDALEHLPVLLLGHRGEVLARNALLRAVLGRPLEPGTSFWRYLFCDPLARERIVDWAGFAAAAVAAMRRETARRPHDRRLVALIGELRAADPDVARWWTDHAVRDDASVAKRIAHPATGPLHFDVEIVTGSHEPEQRLVVYTAGPDSSTARLLPLVASWDAEAPVHRSRR